The Homo sapiens chromosome 5, GRCh38.p14 Primary Assembly genome includes a window with the following:
- the LOC124900940 gene encoding uncharacterized protein LOC124900940, whose amino-acid sequence MMPPRMQATAPGAGAQVIRQPPPPFLCQWSLRSVPCPTCPSRPRLLVPSTSFPLLPSNSHPLCPPWAEPLDSMVPLFPPSSVIHCHSNPPVLVEDRSSQAIPSVRLILDTILAGVCSHMDDTVLCPQLSSWCPQPLLLHRHPGHAGPLLLPDPRTSSLLLCSLMRLLRLTEPPGTWVVPSHSKSMSQASKELGPCAAATSPTTFLRSQVIKKEKPMHIAPIFSPRNKATFIIRFGALCTRK is encoded by the coding sequence ATGATGCCACCTAGGATGCAGGCCACAGCACCAGGAGCTggcgctcaagtgatccgccagcctccgcctcccttcCTGTGCCAGTGGAGCCTGCGTtctgtgccctgccccacctGTCCCAGCCGTCCTCGTCTCCTTGTCCCTTCCACATcgtttcctctccttccttcaaaCTCACATCCCCTCTGCCCACCATGGGCTGAGCCTCTGGACTCCATGgtccctctttttcctccttcctctgtcaTCCACTGTCACTCCAACCCTCCTGTCCTCGTGGAAGACCGCAGCTCCCAAGCCATCCCTTCTGTCCGCCTTATtcttgacaccatcctggctggTGTCTGCAGTCACATGGACGACACAGTACTTTGTCCCCAGCTCTCCTCCTGGTGCCCACAGCCTCTGCTTCTGCACCGCCATCCGGGTCATGCTGGGCCCCTTCTCCTGCCCGATCCGCGcacctcttctcttcttttgtgCTCTCTGATGCGGCTACTCCGCCTGACAGAGCCACCTGGGACATGGGTGGTTCCATCTCATTCCAAATCCATGTCCCAAGCCTCCAAAGAACTGGGACCCTGTGCAGCAGCCACTTCTCCCACCACTTTCCTGAGATCACAagtcatcaaaaaagaaaaacctatgcATATAGCACCCATCTTTTCacctagaaataaagctacaTTTATTATACGTTTTGGTGCACTTTGCACAAGAAAATAG